A genome region from Microbacterium terricola includes the following:
- the nadB gene encoding L-aspartate oxidase, which produces MTIHVVVVGSGIAGLTAALHAVEHGARVTLVTKDVLEHANTRYAQGGIAGVMFDDDRAEDHVRDTMTAGAGLSDPDAVRVLVDEGPARIRELVALGVAFDRGDDGEFVKGLEAAHSYPRILHSGGDATGTAIEKALVARLRASAVRVIEHAFLVDLILDASGRTAGVELLVGDRDRETLAADAVVLATGGAGELYAHSTNPSVATGDGIAAALRAGAVVRDLEFFQFHPTVLAAGASFLVSEAVRGEGATLIDENGRRFAFDAHPDGELAPRDVVARAIAAQMERQGGRPVLLDATGLRPTAEERSAFLARRFPTIDAAVRERGLDWAREPIPVTPAAHYLMGGVVTDLQGRTSVPGLYAVGEVACTGVHGANRLASNSLLEGAVFGARAGDAITADAASASWPREAAFRTRSRAERGVPPQNGFVAQTERDADAGRIPFTRAALQQLMWEHAGLVRDGAGLRHAASVIAAWRAQEREPRTEAALEDENLLLVAAHLVAAAEARTDSVGAHFRSDTAPAPVATPALQLGAA; this is translated from the coding sequence ATGACGATTCACGTCGTCGTCGTCGGCAGCGGCATCGCCGGCCTCACCGCGGCCCTCCACGCGGTCGAGCACGGCGCCCGCGTCACGCTGGTGACGAAGGACGTGCTCGAGCACGCCAACACCCGCTACGCGCAGGGCGGCATCGCCGGCGTCATGTTCGACGACGATCGCGCCGAGGACCACGTGCGCGACACGATGACCGCGGGCGCAGGGCTGAGCGACCCCGACGCGGTCCGCGTGCTGGTCGACGAGGGCCCCGCCCGCATCCGCGAGCTGGTCGCGCTCGGCGTCGCGTTCGACCGCGGCGACGACGGCGAGTTCGTGAAGGGCCTCGAGGCGGCGCACTCGTACCCGCGCATCCTGCACTCGGGCGGAGACGCCACCGGCACCGCCATCGAGAAGGCGCTCGTGGCCCGGCTCCGCGCCAGCGCGGTGCGGGTGATCGAGCACGCGTTCCTCGTGGACCTGATCCTGGATGCCTCCGGCCGTACAGCGGGAGTCGAGCTCCTCGTCGGAGACCGGGATCGCGAGACCCTCGCCGCCGACGCCGTCGTGCTCGCCACCGGCGGGGCGGGCGAGCTCTACGCCCACAGCACGAACCCCTCCGTCGCCACCGGCGACGGCATCGCCGCGGCGCTGCGGGCCGGCGCCGTCGTGCGCGACCTCGAGTTCTTCCAGTTCCACCCCACCGTCCTCGCCGCCGGCGCATCGTTCCTCGTGTCAGAGGCCGTGCGCGGCGAGGGAGCGACGCTGATCGACGAGAACGGCCGCCGCTTCGCGTTCGACGCGCACCCGGACGGCGAGCTCGCGCCGCGCGACGTGGTGGCGCGGGCGATCGCCGCGCAGATGGAGCGGCAGGGCGGGCGCCCCGTCCTCCTGGACGCCACCGGTCTGCGGCCCACGGCCGAGGAGCGCAGCGCCTTCCTGGCGCGCCGGTTCCCCACGATCGACGCGGCCGTCCGCGAGCGCGGGCTGGACTGGGCGCGCGAGCCCATCCCGGTCACGCCCGCCGCGCACTACCTGATGGGCGGCGTGGTCACCGATCTGCAGGGCCGCACCTCCGTGCCGGGGCTCTACGCCGTCGGCGAGGTCGCCTGCACCGGCGTCCACGGCGCCAACCGCCTCGCCTCCAACTCCCTGCTGGAGGGCGCGGTGTTCGGCGCCCGCGCGGGCGACGCGATCACAGCGGACGCCGCATCCGCGTCCTGGCCACGAGAAGCCGCCTTCCGCACGAGGAGCCGCGCGGAGCGCGGTGTCCCGCCCCAGAACGGGTTCGTCGCGCAGACGGAGCGGGATGCCGACGCCGGCCGCATCCCGTTCACCCGGGCTGCGCTGCAGCAGCTCATGTGGGAGCACGCAGGGCTCGTCCGCGACGGAGCCGGCCTCCGCCACGCCGCGTCGGTGATCGCCGCCTGGCGCGCGCAGGAGCGCGAGCCGCGCACCGAGGCCGCCCTCGAGGACGAGAACCTCCTGCTCGTCGCCGCTCATCTGGTGGCCGCGGCGGAGGCGCGCACCGATTCGGTCGGCGCCCACTTCCGCTCCGACACCGCTCCCGCGCCCGTCGCCACGCCCGCCCTCCAGCTCGGAGCCGCCTGA
- the nadC gene encoding carboxylating nicotinate-nucleotide diphosphorylase: MLTQTTIDRVVAAALDEDAPWGDITSESLIPASATAQAELIAREPGIFSGGGVFAAAFRLTDPTVQVELLVADGDRFEAGTALAMVTGPAGAVLTAERIGLNFTQRMSGIATLTGRYVAEVAHTGARIADTRKTTPLLRAFERHAVRSGGGHNHRFSLSDAVMAKDNHLAVLTQSGVSVTAALQGAIARLPHTTHVEVEVDRLDQIEGVLAAGIDTIMLDNFSLDELRWGVEQIAGRATIEASGGVSLDTVRAIAETGVDVISVGALTHSAPALDLGLDIRIAAGD; the protein is encoded by the coding sequence ATGCTCACCCAGACCACCATCGACCGCGTCGTCGCCGCCGCTCTCGACGAGGACGCCCCCTGGGGCGACATCACCAGCGAGAGCCTCATCCCGGCGTCCGCGACCGCGCAGGCCGAGCTCATCGCGCGTGAGCCGGGCATCTTCAGCGGCGGCGGCGTGTTCGCCGCCGCCTTCCGGTTGACCGACCCGACCGTCCAGGTCGAGCTCCTCGTCGCCGATGGCGATCGGTTCGAGGCCGGCACCGCTCTCGCGATGGTGACCGGCCCCGCCGGCGCGGTGCTCACCGCCGAGCGCATCGGGCTGAACTTCACGCAGCGGATGTCGGGCATCGCGACCCTGACCGGACGCTACGTCGCCGAGGTGGCCCACACCGGCGCCCGCATCGCCGACACCCGCAAGACGACGCCCCTGCTGCGCGCGTTCGAGCGCCACGCCGTGCGGAGCGGCGGCGGGCACAATCACCGGTTCTCGCTGTCGGACGCGGTCATGGCGAAGGACAACCACCTCGCGGTGCTGACCCAGAGCGGCGTGTCGGTCACCGCGGCCCTGCAGGGGGCGATCGCCCGGCTCCCCCACACGACGCACGTCGAGGTCGAGGTGGACCGGCTCGACCAGATCGAGGGCGTGCTCGCCGCGGGCATCGACACGATCATGCTCGACAACTTCTCCCTCGACGAGCTGCGCTGGGGCGTCGAGCAGATCGCCGGCCGCGCGACGATCGAGGCATCGGGCGGCGTGAGCCTCGACACGGTGCGCGCCATCGCCGAGACCGGCGTCGACGTCATCTCGGTCGGCGCGCTCACGCACTCGGCGCCCGCACTCGACCTGGGCCTGGACATCCGCATCGCCGCCGGAGACTGA
- a CDS encoding cysteine desulfurase family protein — protein sequence MLYLDNAATTPVRPEVLEAMMPHLTHRYGNPSSHHTVGEDAADALSDARARVARILGLRTGDIVFTSGGTEANNLAVKGIAIAAAQRGARHLITTPIEHESILESAAYLARIHGFAVTHIPVDGDGVVDPDAVAAAIRDDTALVSVGYANNEVGTVQDAAAIAAAVHAAPVGRSIPIHLDAVQAAGWLPLSAADLGVDAISLAGHKIGAPKGTGVLGVRGRIPLEPLLHGGGQERGRRSGTEDVAGAVGIATALELAEHDRAGDAARVTALRDDFIARVLGSVPAARLTGHPVRRLPGTASFTFAGTSGEAVLLELERRGVVSSSGSACAAGSDEPSHVLTAMRVPADVAQTAVRFTFPHGWSAPLGEVAAAVAASVIAVESGR from the coding sequence GTGCTCTACCTCGACAACGCCGCCACCACCCCGGTGCGCCCCGAGGTGCTCGAGGCGATGATGCCCCACCTCACGCACCGCTACGGCAACCCGTCGAGCCATCACACCGTGGGCGAGGACGCCGCAGATGCCCTGAGCGACGCTCGCGCGCGGGTCGCCAGGATCCTCGGCCTGCGCACCGGCGACATCGTCTTCACCTCCGGCGGCACCGAGGCCAACAACCTCGCGGTCAAGGGCATCGCGATCGCCGCCGCTCAGCGCGGCGCACGCCATCTGATCACCACGCCGATCGAGCACGAGTCGATCCTGGAGTCCGCCGCCTACCTCGCGCGCATCCACGGCTTCGCGGTCACGCACATCCCGGTCGACGGCGACGGCGTCGTGGACCCGGATGCCGTCGCCGCCGCCATCCGCGACGACACCGCGCTGGTGAGCGTCGGCTACGCGAACAACGAGGTCGGCACCGTCCAGGATGCGGCGGCCATCGCGGCCGCGGTGCACGCGGCGCCGGTGGGGCGCAGCATCCCGATCCATCTCGACGCCGTGCAGGCCGCCGGCTGGCTGCCGCTGTCGGCGGCCGACCTCGGCGTCGACGCGATCTCCCTCGCCGGGCACAAGATCGGCGCACCCAAGGGCACCGGCGTGCTCGGCGTCCGCGGACGGATTCCGCTGGAGCCCCTCCTGCACGGCGGCGGTCAGGAGCGCGGCCGGCGCAGCGGCACCGAGGACGTCGCGGGCGCCGTCGGGATCGCCACGGCCCTCGAGCTCGCCGAGCACGACCGGGCCGGCGACGCCGCGCGGGTCACCGCGCTGCGCGACGACTTCATCGCGCGGGTGCTGGGCAGCGTCCCGGCGGCGCGCCTGACCGGTCACCCGGTCCGCCGCCTGCCGGGCACGGCGAGCTTCACCTTCGCGGGCACGAGCGGCGAGGCCGTGCTGCTCGAGCTCGAGCGACGCGGCGTCGTCTCGTCCAGCGGCTCCGCCTGCGCCGCGGGCAGCGACGAGCCCTCGCACGTGCTGACGGCGATGAGAGTGCCCGCGGACGTGGCTCAGACGGCCGTGCGCTTCACGTTCCCGCACGGGTGGAGCGCACCGCTGGGCGAGGTCGCTGCGGCGGTCGCCGCATCCGTCATCGCCGTAGAATCGGGCCGATGA